The following nucleotide sequence is from Desulfocurvus vexinensis DSM 17965.
GCTGACGTGGTAGAGCGTGCGCGAGCTGCCCACGAAGATGATGTCCGCGCGTTTTCCCGCCAGGCGCAGGCGCATGTGCTTGGCCTTGGCGCTGACCTCCTCGGTGTAGGCCTCCGCAGAAACCCTGTACTGGGTGTACCAGACCAGCGTGGCGTCCACCAGCAGCAGGCCGAGCAGCACGAGCCCCAGCAGCAGCGCCCAGCGCTTCGCCTGCCGCCTAGAACTGGAAGTAGAGGAATTCCGTCGCATTGCGAATCTCCAGGGCAATGAGGCTGGCGCAGGCCAGGCCCGCCAGGGCCACGGTGGCTGGCAGGGAGGCGCTTCTGGCGCTGGCCATGGCCTCCCGGGAATTCGGCAGCCCCCAGACGATGGCCAGGCCGGACACGATGGCGGCCAGGGGCAGCAGGGTCAGCCCCTGCAGGCTCGGGGTTTCGAGGAACATCCCCGCCAGGATGTGCAGCGCGTCCTGGGCGCTCTGGGCGCGGAAAACGACCCAGGCGCAATGGACGAACAGGAACGTCAGCGCCCCCGCCGCCAGGGCCGGCAGGCGCCGCCCGGTCATGGTCCACAGCCGGTGGACGATGAGCCCCAGGCCGTGCAGCGCGCCCCAGAGCACGAAGGTCCAGCCCGCGCCGTGCCAGATGCCGCCCAGCAGGAAGGTGATGAAGAGGTTCCCGAGCAGCCCCGGGGTGCCCTTGCGGCTGCCGCCCAGGGGGATGTAGACGTAGCTGCGCAGGAACCGGCCCAGGGTGATGTGCCAGCGGCGCCAGAAGTCCTGGAGCGAAATGCTTTTGTACGGCGAGTCGAAGTTCCGGGGCAGGTGGATGTTGAACAGCAGGGCCGCCCCGGTGGCCATGTCCATGTAGCCGCTGAAATCGAAATAGAGCTGGAGCGTGTAGCTCAGGCTCGCGGTCCAGGCCTGGGCGAAGCCGATGCCCTGCGGGGCGGCGAAGCCCGCGTTGGCCCAGATGGCGAAGGTGTCGGCCAAAAGCACCTTCTTGGCCAGCCCCAGGGTGAAAAAGCCCAGTCCCTTGAGGATGTTGCCGTGGTCGATGACCAGGTTCCGCAGCTTGCGGAACTGGGGCATCATCTCGGCGTGGTGCACGATGGGCCCGGCGATGAGCTGGGGGAAGAAGGTCACGAACAGGGTGTAGTTGAGGAAATCGTATTCCCGGGTTTCGCCCCGGGCGCTGTCCACGAGATAGGCGATCTGCTGGAAGGTGAAGAAGCTGATGGCCAGGGGCAGCACGATGGGCGCTATCTGGATGTCCGCGCCCAGCAGGTCGTTGACGTTGGCGACGAGGAACCCTGTGTATTTGTAGTAGCAGAGCAGGGCGAGGTTGAAGCAGACCCCGGCGGCGAAGAGCTTCGTCTTGTGTTGCGTGGCGATGCCGATGGCCGTGCCCAGGGAGAAGTTGACGACGATGGAGAGCAGGATCAGCGGCAGGTAGCTTGCGTCCCACCAGCCGTAGAAGAAGAGTGAACACAAGACGAGCCACAGCCGGGAAAGCTTGGCCAGGTGATGCTTGTTGCACCAGAAATACCCGATGAACGCAAGCAGGAGGAACAGGAGGAAACTGTATGAGTTGAAGAGCATGGTGCAGGGCCGGATTGAGGTGGATACGACCGCGCAGGAGATACATGATCCCCCCCGGGAAGTCCAGGGGCGCAAAAAGGCCGGGCGGGCACGGCGCATGGCGTTTTGCGCGCAACGCAAGCGGGCGCAAGGCCCTGCCCCGGGGCGGGCGCTTTCGCCGCGCGGGGACGGTGGGCCCGGGGCCCCCTCAGCTTTCCAGGAACTTGAGGAACGCCGCCACGCAGTCGGGGCAGAGGTGCCCGACCTTGGCGTCGTTGATGATCTCCAGCACGCGCTCTTCGGGCATGGGGTCGCGGTAGGGGCGGTTGGAGGTCAGGGCGTGGTAGATGTCGCCCACGGCGATGATGCGCGCCCACAGCGGGATGTCCTTGCCCTTGAGGCCGTGGGGGTAGCCCGTGCCGTCGATGCGCTCGTGGTGCGAGAGCACGGCGGGGATGAGCGGGGCCATGGAGGGGATGGGCCGCAGGATTTCCGCGCCGATGGTCGGGTGGGCCTTGATGGTCTCGTATTCCTTCACCGTGAGCTTGCCGGGCTTGAGCAGGATGGCGTCGGGGATGCCGATCTTGCCCAGGTCGTGCAGGCGGGCGGCGATTTCGAGCATTTCCAGTTCGTCGGGCTCGAAGCCCATGACCCGGCCCATGCCCACGGCGATCTCGGCCACGGCCTCGGAGTGGCCGCGCGTGTACACGTCGCGCGCTTCCAGGGCCTGGATCAGGCTGGTGATGGAGCCCAGCATCAGGGTGTGCTCCTGGCGCAGGCGCTCCTTTTCCAGCAGCAGGTTGCGGAAATGGTCCGAGAGCAGCTTTTCCGCCGTGTGGACGAGCTGTTCCATGTTGAACGGTTTGATGAGGAACGCCGCCGCGCCGAGCTGGAACATGCGCCGGATCACCGCGCGGTCGTCGGTGGAGCTCATGACCAGCAGCGGAAGGTTCTTGAAGCGGTCGTTGGCGCGCAGGGCCTTGCAGAGCTGGATGCCGTCCATCACGGGCATGTCCAGGTCGCTGGCGATGAGGTCGGGCACCTCTCCGGCCAGGAGGCTGTCCAGCGCCTGGCGGCCATTGGCGGCCTGGGCGACGTGGAAGCCGCTTTTCTCCAGCGCCTCGCCCACCGTGGTGCGGATGTAGGCCGAATCGTCCACCACCAGCACCTTGCGGTTGCGGATGATGTCCTGGCGGTCCAGGAATTCGCGCACGCTGGCCAGGAATTCGTCCTGCCCGCCGGATTTGGTCAGATAGCCGTCGGCGCCCACGCGGAAGCCGCGCTCGATGTCCTCGTCCTTGTCGCGCGAGCTGAGGATGAGCACCGGGGTGCTGTGGGTGGTCTGGTCCTGCTTGAGCTGTTCGCACAGTTCGAAGCCGGTCATGTTCGGCATGTCCACATCGGAGATGACCAGGTCGAAGCGCCCGGCGCGGGCCTTGGCCAGCCCATCGGCGCCGTCCACGGCCTGGGTCACCTGCGCCCCGAGGGAGTTCAGGGTCTTGGACAGCGCCTTGCGGATCACCGCGCTGTCATCGACGATGAGGATGCTCGGTTTCGACATGTGGATTTCATAGGGCTTTTTCAACATTTACGCAATGAGGGGAGGCCGTTTCCGGCCCAGGCAGGCGGGGGTCATGCGCCGCCCTGGGTCAGCAGGCGCCATCCGTCGCGCAGCAGCAGCGCGGCGAACGCCGCCAGGGCCACGGCCAGGGCGCGCAGCACCAGCCGGTAGCCTCGGCCCGCGAGCACCGCGCGCGAGCGGCCCACCAGCACGGCCACCCCGAGCTTGGAACCCACCAGGGCCACATAGAACCCGGCCAGGAATATGAAGGGCGCCGCGCGGTCCCGGGCCCAGGCCTGCACAAGCATGGGCCCGCCCACGGCCATCCAGAACAGGTACGGATGCGGGCTGAGCACGTTGGTGAGCACGCCCCGGGCCAGGGAGCGCGAGGGGCCGTGGGGCGCGTCCAGGGCCGGGGGGCCGCTGCGCCAGGTTTCGCGGGCCATGAAAAGCAGGAAGGCGCTTCCGGCCAGGGCCACGGCCCCGAGCAGCGGCTCCACGCGCGCTGCGGCGCCCAGGGCCGCCACGCACAGGGCGATGATCGGCAGGTCCGTGAGCAGCGGCGAGGCCGCCACCCGTGCGCCCGCGCCCACGCCGCTGCGCAGCGTCTCGCGGATGACCAGGGTCAGCAGCGGCCCCGGCGACAGCCCCGCCGTGGCCCCCAGCACGGCCCCGGCCAGCAGGCCCGTCCAGTGGTGGTGCATCGGCATGGGCCCTGTTGTGCCAGGGCCCGGCCCCGGGCGCAAGGGCGCGGGGCGGGAGCGGGGGGCTGCGGCGCGAGGGGGTGGGTCTTCCGGGCCCAGAGCCCGAACCGGGGTGGCGGGCGGATTGCGGGGCCGGGGCTGCGCTGCGTGCTCCTGCGCGCCCGGAGGGGCGGCCCGGCCACCCCTCCAAGGTGCAAGCTGCCGGAGCGCCCCCGGCTGCTGCGGCGTGGTCCCTGCGGGTGCGGCTCCGGCTGCGGCGTCCGGCCCGGGGCGCTGGCCCGTGGCTCCGGCGGCTTGACCGTTGGGTGACGATGGCGTACAGGGTTGAATATTACTTTTAAACCAAGGAGTTTTGTGGTGACGATGGCCGACGATAAGGGCGTGACGCACCAGGAGCTGGCCCGGGCCGCCGGAGTGTCGGTGACCACGGTCAAGGGCTACCGGGACAAGTTCCCGGGGTGCTTCCCCGTGCTGCGCGAGGGCAAGCCGCTGCGCTTCGCCGCGCAGTCCCTGGACGCCTGTGTGGCCATCCGCCAGGGCTTCGCCGACGGGCTGTCGGTGGAGCAGTTGCGCGAGCGCCTGCGGCTGCGCTTCCCCTGGAGCTGGCGCCACCCCCTGCCCGAAAAGCCGGTCATCAGCGCGGATTTGCAACGGACCGTCCAGGATCTGGCGCGCACGGTGGTCCGCCTGACGCGGGCCCAGGCCGAGGCCACGCAGCGCCTGGAGCGCCTGGAACGGGCCTTGGGCGAGGCCCCGCCAGCGCGGGGCGGCGCGGGGGCGCAGGGCCCGGGTCCGCAGGCGGCTGCCGGGGAGTCGCGGGACCGGGAGCAGGCCCTGGACGCCCTGCGCCGCGATGTGCGGGAGGGTCTGGCCCGCCAGGGCGCGGCCCTGGAGGCCCTGCAGGGGCAGGTGCGGGCCCTGGAGCGCGGCCCCGCGTCCGCCGGAGGCGAGGGCGAGCGGGTCGTGCGCATCCGCAGCGCGTCGGGGGCCGCCGAGCGCTACGCCCTGCGGCGGCTGCCGCCCGAGGACGAGGCCCCGGGTGCTGGCGGCGCAGGGCCGGGCCGGGAGGCCGCGCCTGGGCAGGATGCGGCCTCGGCCCCCGGGGCCGCCGTGTTGGGCCTGCCGCTGACCGTGCGTTCGGGCAAGGGGGAATTCCTGGGCGTGGCCGGGCCGGGCGGGCATCTCACCGTGCGCGGATTCGCCGCCCTGGTCGCCCGCAGCCTGGGCCTTGCGTCCGAGGCCGTGGCCTGGTCCGGCGGGCCCGGGGGCTGGCGGCTGGACCTGGGCACCAGCCCGGCCCACTCCCTGGATTTCAGCGAAACCACCACCCCCCGGGGCAATCACGTGGCCCTGGTCCAGGGCATGCGCATCGACGGCCAGCCCCAGGACGCCGACGCCCTCGTGGCCCTGCTGCGCACCCTGCGCCAGCAGTATGCCGAAGACTGATCGTCAGCCATTTTCTGGCATAATTAGAGTCTGTTAAAGAATCGTCACTTGACGATGCCCAGGCGTTCCGCCCCGGACAGGCGGTGCTGGCGGGTGGCGCTGCGTCGGGCAGCCGGGCCAACGCGGAACGGGCGGACCCGCCTCGCGCGGACTTCGCGCGGGGGGCGGAGGGGGCTGGTGGGGGGGCGGTGGCCGCACCGCACGCGCTCGGCGTGCAGGTCTTTTCATGCGCGGGTGCGGGGGGCGCACCGGACCCCAGCGGGTGCCCCATCCGCCAGCGAGCGTCCTGTGCCCTGTGCGGGCGGATGCCCGGCGCAGGGGGCAGGCGTTTGGACTCCGCGCGAAGTACTCCGCGCCCTCGTGCACCTGCGCGGGGCGGGGCCCCGCCGCTCCGGCAGGCCGCGAAAAAGGCCCGCAACCAGAAGGGCAGCGGCCTTCAGGTCGCTGCGCCCCGCCGCTTCGGCGCGAGGCCGTAAAAAAGGGCGGCCCGTGGGCCGCCCTTGGGGGTCAGTGTTCGTCGTAGGACCAGTTCTGGCCGGGGGAGGGGCCGTCATCCTCGTCTTCGTCGTGGTCCCAGCCTTCGCTGTCCGGTCCGTCGTCGTCGCCTTCGGGCGCGGGGCCCGGGGCCGCGCCGTTGCCAGCGGCCTCGGCGCCCTCGGCAGGCTTTTTCTTCTTGCGGCGGCGGCGGCGGCGCTTCTTGGGCGCGGGGGCTTCGCCGTCCTCCCCGGCGGGCTGGGCCTGGGGGGCCTCGGCCTCGGGGGCCGCAGCGGCCTCGCGCGGGGCAGCCTCACGCGGGGCGGGCTCGTCGCCGCGGTCGCGCCGCCGGTCCTCGCGCGGGGCGCGG
It contains:
- a CDS encoding LysE family translocator — its product is MPMHHHWTGLLAGAVLGATAGLSPGPLLTLVIRETLRSGVGAGARVAASPLLTDLPIIALCVAALGAAARVEPLLGAVALAGSAFLLFMARETWRSGPPALDAPHGPSRSLARGVLTNVLSPHPYLFWMAVGGPMLVQAWARDRAAPFIFLAGFYVALVGSKLGVAVLVGRSRAVLAGRGYRLVLRALAVALAAFAALLLRDGWRLLTQGGA
- a CDS encoding MBOAT family O-acyltransferase, translating into MLFNSYSFLLFLLLAFIGYFWCNKHHLAKLSRLWLVLCSLFFYGWWDASYLPLILLSIVVNFSLGTAIGIATQHKTKLFAAGVCFNLALLCYYKYTGFLVANVNDLLGADIQIAPIVLPLAISFFTFQQIAYLVDSARGETREYDFLNYTLFVTFFPQLIAGPIVHHAEMMPQFRKLRNLVIDHGNILKGLGFFTLGLAKKVLLADTFAIWANAGFAAPQGIGFAQAWTASLSYTLQLYFDFSGYMDMATGAALLFNIHLPRNFDSPYKSISLQDFWRRWHITLGRFLRSYVYIPLGGSRKGTPGLLGNLFITFLLGGIWHGAGWTFVLWGALHGLGLIVHRLWTMTGRRLPALAAGALTFLFVHCAWVVFRAQSAQDALHILAGMFLETPSLQGLTLLPLAAIVSGLAIVWGLPNSREAMASARSASLPATVALAGLACASLIALEIRNATEFLYFQF
- a CDS encoding response regulator; the encoded protein is MSKPSILIVDDSAVIRKALSKTLNSLGAQVTQAVDGADGLAKARAGRFDLVISDVDMPNMTGFELCEQLKQDQTTHSTPVLILSSRDKDEDIERGFRVGADGYLTKSGGQDEFLASVREFLDRQDIIRNRKVLVVDDSAYIRTTVGEALEKSGFHVAQAANGRQALDSLLAGEVPDLIASDLDMPVMDGIQLCKALRANDRFKNLPLLVMSSTDDRAVIRRMFQLGAAAFLIKPFNMEQLVHTAEKLLSDHFRNLLLEKERLRQEHTLMLGSITSLIQALEARDVYTRGHSEAVAEIAVGMGRVMGFEPDELEMLEIAARLHDLGKIGIPDAILLKPGKLTVKEYETIKAHPTIGAEILRPIPSMAPLIPAVLSHHERIDGTGYPHGLKGKDIPLWARIIAVGDIYHALTSNRPYRDPMPEERVLEIINDAKVGHLCPDCVAAFLKFLES